From the genome of Nicotiana tabacum cultivar K326 chromosome 2, ASM71507v2, whole genome shotgun sequence:
ctataataataaagtatgttgcacgcgggcagccccgatccacactcatcctcacaatcaggccctcggccgatatcaaacatgttgcggcgtgcaacccgatcccataaatatgcaacatgctgcgacgtgcagcctgatcccataaatatcctcacaaattaggacctcgacctcactcagtcatcaatctctccagtctctcgggctcacaatgtcatgaaaaatagcccaaaaatgatgatatgatgtatcaataaataacaacagagactgagatatgatatgtaatgaaatgaatatgactaagtatgaattttcaatttaaaacagaTAATTCGCAGCAATATGCCTCTgggggtcccaataatactggcacatagcctcaatcatgatttttaatatgcttttcagcttaatttctctaactcataaaacatatggaaaatgccaagatcatttaactataaaatttcacataaacaattatgtcataatttctatagtgcatgcccacacgcccgtcacctagcatgtgcgtcacctcccaacaattcacgaaatacatatattcagggttcataccctcaactccaagattagaagagttacttacctcgaacaggccaaatccaatgtcgagcaagctaagcaatgctccagaaatttcatTCTGCGCATATCACCTTCCAAATGgatcgaatctagtcacaataatttgtctcagtccacacaatttataagaattaattccatatcaaaacgctaatattttccataaaaatccgaaattacgccccaaaaatcacctgtggggctcacgtctcaaaatctgacgaaacttacaaaatacgacaacccatccaattacaagttcaaccatactaacttcactcaaatccaactccaaatcggtattcaaacttgaaaaattcattttgtgacattctagaaatttccttctatttctcttgaagattcaataatcttatactaaaaatgaagattaattcatggaatataatcacaagggagttaagaacacttaccccaagttgtgtgaaaatttcctctctaaaatcgcccaaactGTGCTCCAAAATCCTAAAATGAGAAAAATTCTCGAAACCTTCGTTtttaacactgcccaggcatttccgcacctgcggtgcctgggctcgcacctgcgcatctgcATTTGCGGAACAAATTGCGCACCTGTGGACAATGCCAACCATTCAAAACCTcacatctgcgggctcgcagacgcgcaaacccttcgcacctgcgtttgCCCCAGGCCTGCCCCAGTCCGCATCTGTGCGACACCTTCGCACCTatggcctcgcagatgcggcaaattcctcgcacctgcgagcactgcccagtcccactcttggccgcttctgcgacttatttcacgcacatgcggcttcgcacctgcgatcaaatgcttcgcatgtgcgatcacaccagtaggcagcagttccagcatttccttaagtccaaatttgatccattAACTGTTCGAAActcccccgaggcccccgggacctcaatcaactatatcaacaagttccataacataacacggacctactcgaggcctcaaatcatacctaacaacctcaaaaatacgaacttcacacggattcaagcctaataaatttccaaatttccaaattctacaaacaacgccgaaacctatcaaatcacgtccgaatgaccttaaatttttcacacaagtcacatttcacactatagacctattcaaatttccataatcggattctgaccccgatatcaaaaagtcaaaccaccagtcaaacttcccaaaaattcaactttgggcaattcaagccaaattctactacggacctccaaataatttttcggacacgctcctaagtctaaaattaccatacggagctattggaatcatcaaaattcgaattcgaggtcatttacacataaatccgtatctggtcactattttaacttaagttttaaaccttggaactaagtgttccaattcattctaaaacctcactggacccgaaccaattaccccgacaattcacacaacaactgtaaagtacaatttgagaagtaaatgggaaaacgggattgtaatactcaaaatgaccggccgggtcgttatatagccattcacatataaattatcaccataataaatagagcaaataccattgctTATAATAATGCGAAAACCACGCTTGTCTAACATGGAAGCTGAAATTATAttcgaaacaaatttaggaacgtaataacaatcatccaacataagtactttgcccGTAGGCATTGTTAAAGAAATTTATCCTACAGCTACGGCCGTaacttttgcaccatttccaacttgtagatCAATTTCTCCTTTTCTTCAACCTTCTACTTATTTGGAACCCCTTGTTTCTTGTCatttagagttgcaagatactccttgcagtttctcttccaaagtcTTATCTTCTAATAATGGAAACATTCAGCATCGGATTGGTTAGCTTTGCCTCCTTTGCCTTTGGGTTTGGTCACACCACCCTTAGGCGCAGTATGCTTCTTCTTGGGTTTATATTTACCCTTACCCTTCTTCTTAGAAGAGTTTCTAACCAACATGATAGTTCCTTTCTCCTTCTCAGATGCAAGTTGATTCTCATAATCAATCAGCATGTTAAGCATCTCATGAAGATCACAGTCCATTTTATGCATATTGAAATTAATAACAAATTGTGAAAAAGATTCAGAGAGTGACTGTAAGATCAAATCTTGAGAAAGCTTTTTACCCAGTTTGCACCCCAACTTCTCAAGTTCTTCAATAAGATCAATCATATGATTGACATAGGGTCCAACTGGAGAGTTTCCAGTCAATTTGGATCCAAATAAAGCCTTAGATAGCTGGTATCTAGTTGTCCTACTTTGTGTACAAAACATCTTCTTAAGATGTTCAATGATTGCAGTTGGATCCATATCCTAATGTTTCCTCTGGAGCTTagaactcatagaagcgagaatgatgcATTTGGTAGTAAGACATTCTTCCAAGTATTTCTGATAAATCTTGgtggcatcatcatcatcctcatctgAGACTTCTTTGgcaggcttatcgatcacatcaataagcttttcatgcatgagaacaattctcaaatttctgtatcaatcatcaaagtttggtcctaccaacttgttggtctcaTGTATTCCACGAAGTGATATCAGAGCCATGGTTTCTCATGTCTAGAATTAAACTTCAACTTatccacaatattaattatatcccctgtgctagcaaagaatataataatattttatttagacTAATAACTAagtttatttgactaattaaattctttaatttaattatcaaataataaagtaattaatcttttagcaaagatcagaataCTCATTAGTGTGCGACCTCATAGGTTCAATATtaagccggtagtaaattgatcacatcaatatactaatcaagggtggcgtctagcaacactccttaacgaccggatagcatgaaatatacaatttactctcaagaacacGTAGAAGAATAATGCATTAATTCCTTTTGTCCTTATAGATCtaggtcaccctaggatatggttcaactgtcaaatcctaatgggcggccaactatgtgttcatgtcaaatataatcgatcATTGAATTACCTaagaaacttttttcttttttcattcaatcgccctggccaaggtcttaatttggtcggttataattcatgacaacttGGAGCTTAAattcattaccaagagttgataAATTctatcttgatcaatcactaattctacaagtatttaatcgtacccaatatcctttcaactatcgctctacggccataggtgtctagtatcaaagcacaataaataacttgtcaattactatgatgatatCAGGTCAAAGAAAACTCTTACAGGCGTTTGGATATAAATTCCAAGATTGTTTTATTTCAAATTTGGAATTTCACTAAAATTTGATTTGAAGATGAAGTTgtgatattttatacttcaatgccacacaagACGGGAGTGATTTGTGTAGTGTCAATTTTCGCGTGCACTGATTATAGAAGAACCtgattcttctatgtgttccttatactactgttgcggaaatagtaaatgcaaaaagtaaagaacacaagtatttttacgtggataACACCcgactcaaaaggtgaaaaacatACGACCTACTACTAAGTAGGATTTTCCctaacacttcactaaatcactaagccaaaacagcatttacaaaactctttgtaaacctaaggattaactctaatctcgtTGTGGCAACTAGCCTCTAACAgttgcaacaacttcaagttaattctaacttgaatactcaaactacctaatacaattgcttctagataaagctgaaaggtacaatttgaaaacacctactataattgaactagaataaaagacaaacgCTTGGAACTGGTTTGCACACTTGTTTCACACAAGAATtgtttgcaaaatgccttgctcttttgctctcaactcacgtttaactttaCCGTTTGTACGTACCTGTAAAATAAGAACATGCtacaatatatagagttagtataataagaaataactagagttctaatgctactcttccttggtggaagagttctagttatcttcaacttctaactccacccttatcttggataaagttctcttcgagtaaggagttcttctccttatcatttatgcaactttttcgatcaggagatatcagatataacaacTTAAGCTTATCTCCGTCACGTACATCCCTTATGCTCAAATCTTCCCGTGTTTGTACATACTATGTATGGACCTAGTTCATGCTCGAGTTCCTTTATCAATCATCAAAATAAACTTCACTTGGTCCAACAAaatccccctttttgatgatgactaaccttgtgcttttcataagcataGGCCCTGTGTCAGCTTAGCtaaacatcaacacaatgttagaacactttccattttaaaatcacaaatcatcaaggaccaggttcattaggttataaacattaTAGTCCAAAGTAAAAATCACAACCTATCTTCCCCCTTTTAGAATCATCGAAAAGTTGTATAGAAATTAtgttagataaccagattttaatagaaattactcatggccactggggctacttcTAATGAAATCATGAAGCCAAGCATCATTTATCAATCTAATGATATTAGCCATCTAATAAGCatcaacaaacagttagagcacaaaaatagtttattatCATTGATACTTAGTCATCCACAAAgcataaagagaaataaaaacactagatcatgagcaaaaagaacaaaaaaaaagtcaCTGGTTGGCTAACAAGGCTAGGAAGGTTTTAAGTCTaggaaggaccaggttcttggttCTTGGCTTGAAGCAGTTTCAACATATcatgaagaatgccatcattcttctctttttcttttgcaagCTCAGCTTTGAGAGCATCTTTCTCAGTTTCTACTtctgccaacctcttcttcagcctttcaatttcagtatccttagccccactctcTTGCACCAAAGCTCACACTTGGTTATTCACatgtacctttttggatgaaccaggatctttgggagtggtgtggacttcatagtcacaagcagtTAATGTGTTTGCCCCAAAGtgatccttgcttgtaccaacCTCTCATTTCTTGATGGGTACCTTAAAGTGTGCAAGTACAGCCGTGAGAATGAAACCATAGGGTATggcatgagttttggtgccagTAAGAACCCTATCGAGAAGCTGGATGATGAATCCAGGCCAATTGATTTGCCTCCCATTTTCCAGACATTCCACTAGGAACAGGTCCATGAATGTGGCAATGTGCCTCCTTTTCTGCCTAGGCAACACAACTTTGTTAACAAATTGGAACAACACTTTGTGAGgtggcttcatctcacttttgCACATAGCCTTGGGCTCGAGCTCTTCTTCATTGTCACAAAACTTTCTTGTAATGGCAAGGGCGGTAGGGAGATTCTCTAGACTTGTCCATTTGAGTTTCTTGTAGTCATTGCACCCTGCAGCAGGTACACCTAAGATCTCTCCCAGTTCTTTGTCATCAAAACTCACTGTCACCCCCTTTACCACACTGGTGACCCTACCATTTTTTATCTCGCAATTTTCCATAAACTCCACAATCTCAGTTCTGGCAAGctttccatccatctgaaggaccatgtccttccaacccTGCACTTGTAACTTCTCTAGTAGCATCAACATaccttcctcctccaagtccctGAGGAGTCTACCTTTTAAGATGGTTCTCCTCCCAAACTTAACCATCTTGTCCTTCTCAGCatcagattcttcttcttcttcttcttcttcttctccactccactCTTCTTCTTCCACTATTTTTACTTTTCTGGACTTTAAGGCAGACCTGGTTCTTTTGGCCAAGGTAGATGGCCTTGCATACTTTGTCTTTGAAACAGATTTCTTTATGGAAGTCTTGATCTTCTTTGCCTTTGGAGTCACAACCTTCATTTCTTCTGTCTATTCTTCATCATGAAGAACCAGGTCCATCTCCTCAATGTCAACTGCCTCAACAGGCTCGACCACCTTCTTCTTTCCCTTAGCAGCAacttttctcttactttcttctaAAGCCTTTTCCAGTTCAGCCTCACTCTGCTTCTTCTGACTCCTTGTAGCTCTTCCTCTTGTAGGAGGAGTCTCTACAGGGATAGACAAGgcagtttttcttttcttgtttgcccTAGCAGTACCAGGGACTCTAACTGCTGAACTCCTTTTCTTATTAGGATTGTAACTGTCATACACTTGTCTTAGTAGGTCCTCGAGGGATTCCTGCATAGATGGAATAGGTTCTTGGAACCTCTTCCTCAACCTAACCAGCCCCTTAGTTGCTTCTCCAGACCCACTTCCCCCTTTTTCTTATacactttcttcttctcttccaGCATATTCCTCACTCCATACTACCATAGCTCCAGTTtcttcagt
Proteins encoded in this window:
- the LOC107767119 gene encoding uncharacterized protein LOC107767119, producing MDPTAIIEHLKKMFCTQSRTTRYQLSKALFGSKLTGNSPVGPYVNHMIDLIEELEKLGCKLGKKLSQDLILQSLSESFSQFVINFNMHKMDCDLHEMLNMLIDYENQLASEKEKGTIMLVRNSSKKKGKGKYKPKKKHTAPKGGVTKPKGKGGKANQSDAECFHY